The proteins below are encoded in one region of Calliopsis andreniformis isolate RMS-2024a unplaced genomic scaffold, iyCalAndr_principal scaffold0048, whole genome shotgun sequence:
- the LOC143187495 gene encoding uncharacterized protein LOC143187495, with product MEDDATRVFFAWLLNEESVGIFALVGFLILVTAIVAGSIYFLRNTRARRHSHRAQRTTDAHGHVETGRAVHWRASFCTIPLCVRENQTFSLIPCYGFPFPPHTFTHIRFSNPLKQQTRNGHKYIDAWNS from the exons ATGGAGGACGATGCAACAAGGGTCTTCTTTGCTTGGTTGTTAAATGAGGAATCTGTCGGAATCTTTGCACTGGTTGGGTTTCTAATTTTAGTGACGGCCATTGTCGCtggatctatttattttttaag GAATACGCGTGCGCGGCGCCACTCCCACAGAGCCCAGCGCACGACTGACGCACACGGGCACGTAGAGACCGGCCGCGCAGTCCACTGGCGCGCATCGTTCTGCACCATCCCGTTATGCGTAAGAGAAAATCAGACGTTTTCGCTAATTCCTTGCTATGGCTTCCCGTTCCCCCCACACACATTCACGCATATTCGTTTCTCTAATCCTTTAAAACAACAAACCCGAAATGGTCATAAATATATCGATGCATGGAACAGCTGA